The following coding sequences lie in one Apium graveolens cultivar Ventura chromosome 3, ASM990537v1, whole genome shotgun sequence genomic window:
- the LOC141713693 gene encoding gamma-tubulin complex component 3 has protein sequence MDHQDSKVLDLVKELVTRLLNSPSNSNPNNNNNYNNNNNSNDDKQSLKYALRILSSRMTPSIAVDEGAMADSIKRQLATQGKTSDALIFADLYSKFASKSGSGSVNNKWAVLYLLKTVADDRKKAKIGSDSRVGNGFLLPALFEGNVGTKGGFENGGKLRSSGVSRNGEKGGWDGGVLLVSKDPSNLREMAFREFGNLVKEECEVSEEVLVRDVLYVSQGIDGKFVKFDKSVDGYVLGESVRVPRATRIMVRKVCELGWLFRKVKGYVSETVKSLAAEDVGTVGQAFCAALQDELTEYYKLLAVLEAQSMNPIPSVTESVSSGNYLSLRRLSVWFAEPMVKMRLMALLVDNCKVLKGGAMAGAIHMHAQHGDPIVHDFMKRLLRRVCSPLFEMVRSWVLEGELEDIFMEFFVLGQPVKAESLWREGYQLRSAMLPSFISQSLAHRILRTGKSINFLRVCCEDRSWADAATEAAAVTGTTTRRGGLGYGETDALESLVTEAARRIDKHLMDVVYRQYKFKEHCLAIKRYLLLGQGDFVQYLMDIVGPELSEPANTISSFKLAGLLESAIRSSSAQYDDPDILDRLRVKMMPHNIGDRGWDVFSLEYDARVPLNTLFTESVMTKYFRIFNFLWKLRRVEHALIGVWKTMKPNSIAFTKLPEAVKLQLILASRRCQVLWDEMNHFITNLQYYIMFEVLEVSWSNFSSEMEAAKDLDDLLAAHEKYLHSIVEKSLLGERSQSLYKTLFVLLDLVLRFRSHADRLYEGVNELQARTVESSLPSRDKTNRQSSNKTSVPGSWLGEGRKAITQRAGEFLTHSGQEIDTISKEYSTLFRGFISQLPVQQHIDLKFLMFRLDFTEFYSRAS, from the exons ATGGATCACCAAGATTCGAAGGTTCTAGATCTCGTCAAAGAACTCGTCACTCGTTTACTCAACTCACCTTCAAACTCAAACCCTAATAATAACAacaattataataataataataatagtaatgaTGATAAGCAATCACTTAAATATGCTCTGCGTATATTGTCTAGTAGGATGACGCCATCAATTGCTGTAGATGAAGGTGCAATGGCGGATTCAATTAAGCGTCAGCTCGCGACTCAAGGTAAAACTTCTGATGCCCTAATTTTTGCTGATTTGTATTCTAAATTCGCGTCGAAAAGTGGTTCAGGGAGTGTAAATAATAAGTGGGCTGTGCTTTATTTGCTTAAAACTGTTGCGGATGATCGAAAAAAGGCGAAAATTGGATCGGATAGTAGGGTTGGTAATGGGTTTTTGTTGCCTGCTTTGTTTGAGGGGAATGTGGGGACTAAAGGGGGTTTTGAGAATGGGGGAAAGTTGCGATCTTCGGGTGTTTCGAGAAATGGGGAGAAGGGGGGTTGGGATGGTGGGGTTTTGTTGGTTTCGAAGGATCCGAGTAATTTGCGAGAAATGGCGTTTAGGGAGTTTGGAAATTTGGTTAAGGAGGAGTGTGAGGTTTCGGAGGAGGTTTTAGTGAGGGATGTGTTGTATGTTTCGCAGGGGATTGATGGGAAGTTTGTGAAGTTTGATAAGAGTGTTGATGGGTATGTTTTGGGGGAATCGGTTAGGGTTCCAAGAGCGACGAGGATTATGGTTAGGAAAGTTTGTGAGCTTGGGTGGTTGTTTAGGAAGGTTAAGGGGTATGTTTCGGAGACGGTGAAAAGTTTAGCGGCGGAAGATGTTGGAACGGTTGGGCAGGCGTTTTGTGCGGCTTTGCAGGATGAGCTTACGGAGTATTATAAGTTGTTGGCTGTGCTTGAAGCTCAGTCGATGAATCCTATACCTTCTGTTACTGAGAGTGTTAGTTCAGGGAACTATCTTTCGCTTAGGAGACTTTCTGTGTGGTTTGCTGAACCAATGGTTAAGATGAGATTAATGGCTCTTCTGGTTGACAACTGTAAGGTTTTAAAGGGTGGTGCGATGGCTGGGGCGATTCACATGCATGCTCAACATGGCGACCCTATTGTTCATGATTTTATGAAACGGTTGCTTCGCCGGGTGTGTTCTCCTCTTTTCGAGATGGTTAGGAGCTGGGTTTTAGAAGGGGAACTGGAAGATATTTTTATGGAGTTCTTTGTCTTGGGTCAGCCTGTGAAAGCAGAATCACTATGGAGGGAAGGTTACCAACTCCGTTCTGCAATGCTTCCTTCTTTTATCTCGCAGTCTCTTGCTCATAGAATTCTAAGAACCGGGAAGTCAATCAATTTCCTTCGTGTTTGTTGCGAGGATCGTAGTTGGGCTGATGCTGCAACAGAAGCTGCTGCTGTCACAGGGACAACCACCAGGAGAGGTGGCCTTGGTTATGGTGAAACTGATGCACTAGAGTCTTTGGTTACTGAAGCAGCCAGGAGAATAGACAAACATTTGATGGATGTTGTGTACAGGCAGTATAAGTTCAAGGAACATTGTCTTGCAATTAAGCGTTATTTATTGCTCGGGCAAGGTGATTTTGTTCAGTATTTGATGGATATTGTCGGGCCTGAGCTTTCAGAGCCTGCTAATACTATCAGTTCGTTTAAGCTTGCAGGGTTGTTGGAGAGTGCAATAAGGTCCTCCAGTGCACAGTATGATGATCCTGACATACTGGATAGATTGAGGGTCAAAATGATGCCACACAACATAGGAGATAGAGGGTGGGATGTCTTCTCCCTAGAATACGATGCAAGAGTGCCTTTAAATACTCTTTTCACAGAGTCAGTCATGACGAAGTACTTCAGAATCTTCAATTTCCTATGGAAGCTTAGACGGGTAGAGCATGCGCTCATTGGTGTTTGGAAGACGATGAAACCAAATTCTATAGCTTTTACTAAATTGCCCGAAGCTGTCAAGTTGCAGCTAATTTTGGCATCAAGGCGTTGCCAAGTGCTTTGGGATGAGATGAATCATTTTATAACAAATTTGCAATACTACATTATGTTTGAGGTTTTGGAGGTTTCATGGTCAAATTTTTCTAGTGAAATGGAAGCAGCTAAAGATCTTGATGATCTGCTTGCTGCACATGAGAAGTATCTTCATTCAATTGTTGAGAAGTCCCTTCTAGGAGAAAGGTCACAATCTCTTTACAAGACCCTCTTTGTGTTGCTTGATCTTGTGTTGCGATTCCGTAGTCATGCGGATCGCCTATATGAAGGTGTTAATGAATTGCAAGCAAG GACTGTGGAGTCATCTTTGCCTTCTCGGGACAAGACGAACAGGCAGTCGAGTAATAAAACTTCAGTTCCTGGGTCATGGCTTGGTGAAGGCAGGAAGGCCATCACACAACGTGCCGGGGAGTTTCTTACACATAGCGGACAAGAAATAGATACAATCTCTAAGGAATATTCAACACTCTTTCGAGGATTCATTTCACAGTTGCCTGTCCAGCAACACATTGATCTGAAGTTCCTTATGTTCCGGCTAGACTTCACAGAATTCTACAGCCGTGCATCATAA
- the LOC141713692 gene encoding choline-phosphate cytidylyltransferase 2-like, whose amino-acid sequence MGEQVEAMQPSKPLGNAYPPPNPPPSDRPVRVYADGIYDLFHFGHARSLEQAKNSFPNTHLIVGCCNDEITHKFKGKTVMTESERYESLRHCRWVDEVIPDAPWVLSEEFLDKHRIDYVAHDSLPYADASGAANDVYDFVKSIGKFKETQRTDGISTSDIIMRIVKDYNQYVIRNLDRGYSRKDLGVSYVKEKRLRVNMSLQKIQEKVKEQQERVGEKVKTVAKTAEMHRNEWVENADRWVAGFLEIFEEGCHKMGTAIRDRIQESLRRQQGDELIGNGDDEEETEEYYDDDAIDGDEEEVYYDEDEQDVKT is encoded by the coding sequence ATGGGAGAACAAGTTGAGGCAATGCAGCCATCTAAACCACTAGGTAATGCCTACCCTCCTCCCAATCCACCACCATCTGACCGTCCCGTCCGCGTTTACGCCGACGGGATCTATGATCTCTTCCATTTTGGCCATGCCAGGTCTCTGGAGCAAGCCAAGAATTCATTTCCAAACACTCACTTGATTGTTGGTTGTTGCAATGATGAGATCACTCATAAATTCAAAGGCAAGACGGTTATGACTGAGTCCGAGCGTTACGAGTCTCTGCGTCATTGCAGATGGGTTGATGAAGTCATTCCTGATGCTCCTTGGGTCCTTTCTGAGGAGTTTCTTGACAAGCATAGGATTGATTATGTTGCGCATGATTCTCTCCCGTATGCTGATGCTAGCGGTGCTGCTAATGATGTGTATGATTTTGTGAAATCGATAGGGAAATTTAAGGAGACTCAGAGGACGGATGGGATTTCCACGTCTGACATAATTATGAGAATTGTTAAGGATTATAATCAGTATGTGATACGCAATTTGGATCGTGGGTATTCGAGGAAAGATCTTGGCGTTAGTTACGTCAAGGAGAAGAGATTGAGGGTGAATATGAGTTTACAGAAGATACAAGAGAAAGTGAAGGAGCAACAGGAGAGAGTAGGGGAGAAGGTGAAGACGGTGGCCAAGACAGCCGAGATGCATAGGAATGAGTGGGTGGAGAATGCTGATAGATGGGTGGCTGGTTTCCTGGAGATTTTTGAAGAGGGGTGTCATAAGATGGGGACTGCAATTCGGGATCGGATTCAGGAGAGTTTGAGGAGGCAACAAGGTGATGAATTGATTGGGAATGGCGATGATGAGGAGGAAACGGAAGAGTATTATGATGATGATGCTATAGATGGCGACGAGGAGGAGGTGTATTATgatgaagatgaacaagatgttAAGACATAG
- the LOC141713691 gene encoding protein trichome birefringence-like, which translates to MANATKHPPIITDIKSLLSYQRKKHILTFIYGFMFGFIVFTVFLAYNPSPQSSAPLFSNIFNSITTLSTTNSSSLDFSSKLSPVLSYFFPNSTQTNTNTSYNTNQTQKKDLGGDKVGNFSPNKTISEAPESQLVNDQTQNQDLGDKVGVLNTNQSVVLAPKSPVMVNQNQTVHSVPNSSAGKQNVNGDVNEESDKLVKNLINCDLFHGEWVRDDSYPLYKPGSCSLIDEQFNCYLNGRPDKGFQQMKWKPRGCTLPRLDGGHMLELLRGKRLVFVGDSLNRNMWESLICILRNSVQDQSKVYEASGQHHFRSGAFYSFVFKDYNCTVEFFVSPFLVQEWEASEQNGSNKETLRLDKIETSADKYKSADVLIFNTGHWWTHPKTSEGRDYYQEGTHIYPELDAIEAFRKAVTTWSRWVDANVNPLKTLVLFRGYSASHFSGGQWNSGGQCDHETEPIRNETYLDAYPPMMRVLEKVLRNMNTKVSFLNITRLTDYRKDAHPSIYRKQKLSEAEKQSPLRFQDCSHWCLPGVPDAWNELLYAELLIKQQQQTRL; encoded by the exons ATGGCAAATGCAACCAAACATCCACCTATAATCACAGACATAAAATCCCTCTTATCTTACCAAAGAAAGAAACATATTCTTACCTTTATCTATGGCTTCATGTTTGGTTTCATTGTCTTCACTGTTTTCCTAGCCTATAATCCTTCTCCTCAATCTTCTGCACCTTTGTTCTCAAACATCTTTAACAGCATCACTACTCTCTCAACAACTAACTCTTCTTCTCTGGACTTCTCCTCTAAGTTGTCCCCTGTTCTTTCTTACTTTTTCCCAAACTCGACACAAACAAATACTAATACATCCTACAACACAAACCAGACTCAAAAGAAAGACTTGGGTGGTGATAAAGTTGGCAACTTTAGTCCAAATAAGACCATAAGTGAAGCTCCTGAGTCTCAGCTGGTAAATGATCAGACTCAAAATCAAGACTTGGGTGATAAAGTTGGAGTCTTGAATACCAATCAGAGTGTTGTTTTGGCTCCAAAATCTCCGGTAATGGTGAATCAGAATCAGACTGTACATTCTGTGCCAAATTCTTCAGCCGGAAAACAAAATGTTAATGGAGATGTAAACGAGGAAAGTGACAAGTTGGTGAAAAATTTAATTAACTGTGATCTGTTTCATGGAGAATGGGTGAGAGATGATTCGTACCCTTTGTACAAACCTGGTTCTTGTTCACTTATTGATGAACAATTTAACTGTTACCTTAATGGTAGACCTGACAAAGGCTTTCAGCAGATGAAATGGAAGCCACGCGGTTGCACCTTACCAAG ACTGGATGGAGGTCATATGTTAGAATTGCTGAGAGGAAAGAGATTGGTTTTTGTTGGAGATTCTCTGAATAGGAACATGTGGGAGTCATTGATTTGTATTCTAAGAAACTCTGTCCAGGATCAAAGCAAGGTTTACGAAGCATCTGGCCAGCACCATTTTCGATCAGGAGCATTTTATTCTTTTGTCTTTAAG GATTATAATTGCACTGTGGAGTTCTTTGTATCTCCATTCCTAGTTCAAGAATGGGAAGCTTCAGAGCAAAATGGATCGAACAAGGAAACATTAAGACTCGACAAAATTGAGACTTCTGCTGATAAATATAAATCTGCAGATGTTCTAATTTTTAACACTGGACATTGGTGGACTCATCCAAAGACTTCCGAGGG GAGAGACTATTATCAAGAAGGGACACATATTTATCCTGAACTAGATGCTATTGAGGCATTCCGGAAAGCTGTAACAACATGGTCAAGATGGGTGGATGCCAATGTAAATCCTTTGAAGACTCTGGTACTCTTTAGGGGATATTCAGCCTCTCATTTCAG CGGAGGGCAGTGGAATTCAGGTGGACAATGTGACCACGAAACAGAACCGATTAGGAACGAGACATATCTCGATGCATACCCTCCGATGATGAGAGTTTTGGAGAAAGTGCTGAGAAATATGAACACAAAAGTGTCATTTTTGAATATTACAAGACTGACTGATTATCGGAAAGATGCTCATCCATCAATATACAGAAAGCAGAAACTGTCAGAAGCCGAGAAGCAATCGCCACTAAGATTCCAGGACTGCAGCCACTGGTGCCTCCCTGGCGTGCCGGATGCTTGGAATGAGCTTCTCTATGCAGAACTGTTAATTAAACAGCAACAACAGACAAGACTTTAG